The DNA segment GAATCGACGTCGAACTACTCCGAGGGCGATCTCAGGAACACGGGGATGGCCCTGAAACACGACCGTGAGTGGGACTACGAACTCGAACGAATCGTCGAGGCCGTCGACGAGCGCGACGCAGAGAAGGTTGGACTGCAGTTTCCCGAGGGGCTGAAACGGCGCGGGCCGAAGGTCGCCGACGACCTCCGGGAGCTGTTACCCGAGAACGTGACGGTGATGATCTCGGGTCAGCCCTGCTACGGCGCCTGCGACCTCGATACGTTCCTGATGAAGCGAACGGACGTGTTCGTCCACTTCGGCCACTCGCCGATGAAGGAGTCCGAGAAGATCATCTACGTTCCGTTGTTCTCGAACGTCGAGGTCGCGCCGATCATCGAGGAGTCGCTCGCGGAGCTCTCGGATCCCGAAGAGAACCCCGCGGTCGGTCTGGTCACCACCGCCCAGCACATGAACCGTTTCGAGGAGATGCGCGCACTTCTCGAGGAGCGGGGCTACGAGGTCCACACCCGTCGTGGCGACGACCGACTCACCCACGAGGGTCAGGTGCTCGGCTGCAACTACGCCTCGGCTGACATCGACGCCGATCAGGTGCTCTACGTCGGCGGCGGGAAGTTCCACCCCCTCGGCCTGGCGATGGAGCACCCCGAGAAGAACGTCGTGATCGCCGACCCCGTCAACAACGTCGTCACGGTCGCGGACACCGAGCAGTTCATGAGACAGCGCTACGCCTCGGTCCACAAGGCGATGGACGCCGAGAAGTGGGGCGTCATCTTCTGTA comes from the Halalkalicoccus sp. CG83 genome and includes:
- the dph2 gene encoding diphthamide biosynthesis enzyme Dph2 gives rise to the protein MSQESTSNYSEGDLRNTGMALKHDREWDYELERIVEAVDERDAEKVGLQFPEGLKRRGPKVADDLRELLPENVTVMISGQPCYGACDLDTFLMKRTDVFVHFGHSPMKESEKIIYVPLFSNVEVAPIIEESLAELSDPEENPAVGLVTTAQHMNRFEEMRALLEERGYEVHTRRGDDRLTHEGQVLGCNYASADIDADQVLYVGGGKFHPLGLAMEHPEKNVVIADPVNNVVTVADTEQFMRQRYASVHKAMDAEKWGVIFCTKIGQGRWETAERIVEENENAYLITMDEVTPDRLRNFDMDAFVNTGCPRITTDDGPRFHKPMLTPGEYEIAVGNEPLDSLSFDTFHGTW